The sequence below is a genomic window from Anaerosporomusa subterranea.
ATATTGGTCATGTTGTTACCCGGGTAATCAAGGATCTGATTCCGCGCTATAAGGTGATGAAGGGATACCGGGTTTTGCGCAAGGCCGGCTGGGACACCCACGGGCTGCCGGTTGAACTGGAAGTGGAAAAAGCGCTGGGGATATCGGGTAAGCCGGCAATTGAGCAGTATGGCGTAGACGCGTTTGTGAAGAAATGCAAAGACAGCGTATTTACCTATGCCAACCAGTGGAAGGAAATGTCTGAGCGGGTGGCTTTCTGGATTGACATGGAGCATCCGTATGTCACCTATCATAACGACTATATTGAATCGGTATGGTGGTCGCTGAAACAGCTATGGGATAAAGACCTGCTGTATAAAGGGCATAAGATCGTTCCTTACTGTCCGCGCTGCGGCACAGCCCTGTCCTCGCATGAAGTGGCCCAGGGCTATAAAGATGTGAAAGACAACTCGGCTTATGTCAAATTCAAGCTGAAAGATGAAAATGCCTGTATTCTGGTGTGGACGACCACTCCCTGGACGCTGCCCAGCAATGTAGCGCTGGCGATCAATAAGAAATATGATTATGTAGAAGTGCGCAATCAGGGTGAACATCTCATTCTTGCCAAGGAACTTGTTACCCGGCTGGAGGGTGAGTATGAGTTCGTCAAAACCTTTAAGGGGGCAGAACTGCTCAACAAGGAATATGAGCCCTTATTCCGCTTTGTCACGCCCGAAAAAAAAGCCTATTATATCATTCATGGCGACTTTGTCACTCTCAGTGACGGTACCGGCGTGGTTCATATTGCTCCGGCTTATGGTGAAGATGATAACAAGGCAGGGCAGCAATATGATCTGCCGTTGGTCAATCTGGTGGATGCCCAGGGCAAGTTTGTGGAAGAAGTCACTCCGTGGAAAGGTACTTTTGTTAAAAATGCCGATGAAAAAATCATCGAAACCCTGAAAAAAGAGGCCAGCCTGTATAAGACGGAAAAATATCTTCATTCCTATCCGTTCTGCTGGCGTTGTGATACCCCACTGTTGTATTATCCCCGCAACTCCTGGTTTATTAGAATGTCTTCCCTGCGGGAAGATCTCTTGCGTAATAATGAAGCCATTCAATGGTATCCCGATAACGTCAAGAAAGGCCGGTTCGGCAATTTCCTGGAAAACGTGATTGACTGGAGTTTAAGCCGCGAGCGGTACTGGGGGACGCCGCTGCCCATCTGGGAATGTGACTGCGGCCATCGCGAATGCATCGGTAGTATTGCCGAGCTCAGGGAAAAAGGCATCGCCGTTCCCGACGACATTGAGCTTCATAAACCGTATATTGATCAGATAGAGCTTGCCTGCCCGGATTGCGGTAAGGCTATGCAGCGGGTCAGCGAGGTTATTGACTGCTGGTATGATTCCGGCTCCATGCCTTTTGCTCAGCATCATTACCCATTTGAAAACAAAGAATTGTTTGAGAAAAACTTTCCCGCCCAGTTTATATCGGAGGCGGTGGACCAGACGCGGGGCTGGTTTTATACTTTGCTTGCCATCTCTACCGCACTGTTTGGCAAAAGCTCTTTTGAAAACTGCGTAGTACTTGGTCATGTGCTTGATAAAAATGGTCTTAAGATGTCAAAACACAAGGGAAATGTCTTAAATCCGTTTGTTATCCTGGAAAATGAAGGGGCCGATGCGCTGCGCTGGTACTTCTATACAGCCAGCGCGCCCTGGCTGCCATCCAGGTTTTACGAAGACGCCGTGATTGAAGCCCAGCGCAAGTTTTTGAATACCTTATGGAATGTGTACTCCTTTTACGTGCTGTATGCACAGATTGACCGCTTTGATCCGGTTAACCATCAAGGCAGGCCAAGCAGTCATATCATGGACAAATGGATACTATCCAAGCTGCAAACGCTAATCAACAAGGTTGACGGCTACCTGGACAGTTATAAAATAACCGGGGCGGCCGAGTTGATCGAAAAATTTACCGACGAGCTTTCCAACTGGTATGTCAGGAGAAACCGGACACGATACTGGGGAACCGCTATGACAGATGATAAGATTGACGCGTATCGTACTCTCCACACGGTACTGAAAAATCTGGTCATTGTGGCAGCGCCGTTTGTACCGTTTATCACCGAGGAAATTTATCAGAACCTGGTGGTGCGGCTGGACCCTGCGGCGCCGGACAGTGTTCATCTTTGCCAATGGCCTGATTACGATGAGAAACTGGTGGATAAACAACTCGAAGCCGAAATGGAGCTGACTTATCAGATCTGCGGGCTGGGGCGGAGTGCGCGCAACCTGGCCAATATAAAAAACAGGCAGCCTCTTGCCAAAATGCTGCTGAGCACGAAGGATTTGCCAGACTATTATATCGACATCATCAAGGAAGAACTGAATATAAAAGAAGTTATAACGAGTGCCAATATGGCTGAGTATGTAGATTATACCGTCAAGCCCAATTCGCAGGTGCTTGGCAAAACGCATGGGCGTCTGATACCCGGCATTCGCACGGCTATCGCTGCAATGAACCAGATGGACGTGGCGCTGAAAACGGCGGCCGGTCAGAGTATTATGATTGAGGTAGACGGTACCCTTATTCAACTTGACAGTTCCAACCTGCTAATTACGATGAACGGACGGGAAGGCTTCACCTTTGCCGGGGAAGGTGAAGTCGGGGTTGTACTTGATACCCATATTACGGATGACCTCCGCAGGGAAGGCTATGCCAGGGAAGTCATCAGCAAACTGCAAAATATGCGCAAAGACAGTTTCTTTGAAGTCATGGATAAGATCAAGATCTATATGGCGGGCAACCTGCTTCTTGAAGAGGTCGTTATAACATACAAGGACTATATTATGAGTGAAACGCTGGCAGTAGACCTTGTATTTAATCAACCCAGGGAGTATACGGACGTGAACATTAATGGCGAAAGGCTGAAGCTGGCGGTCGAAAAGCTGTAGGCTTTGTGAAAAGAACAGGAAAATGGTGAAAGAGTACGATCGGGTGGTAATCTATGGTCGGCTGTTCGCTGCTTGCGGCGTTTCCGCTTTGCTGCACTCTCCTCATCCGCTCCCGTTCGGCCACCGCTGCGCTTAGAGCCATATCCTGCCGGGTGCCCGTTCGTCAGCCTGGCAGGGGAGCAAACCCGGACGCTCCTTGTCACTCGCGCCCCGGCCTGCCGGAAAATCGGGGTAACGCCGGCGGGACGCCCGACTGGCCCGGCCGAAACACCACCGGCCGGCCCAGTCGGGCGTCCCGCCGGCCGCAAGGAACGAAAACCAGGCCCGAAACCCATGGCACGGCGGGCAACTAAACCGATCCACCGGGCCACCTGCCGCCACTCGCCTGACCGGGTGATAACAGCCGTTCGTTCCCTGTCGCGGCCGCGCCCGTCCTTTAACGTCGAGATCGGTAGGTTCCGCGTCAAAAGGAAAACCAGCAGGAAGAAATTCAAGGAAGCTAAGCGTCTTCGCTGAATGGCTCTACCACAACATGCTCACTGAGATAGGAAGCTTAATCAAGTAATAAAGGCTAAGCTTGTAGGTAAGACCATTAATGTTGCAGCGTGTGCAAAACAAGCCTATCTCCTTAATTGACCGCTACGCCCATGGCCCTGTCAAGCTGGGCCCGGCTGACTTTATGATCATATAAAGCCTGGACATGGTTCGTCTTTGCCTGCGTCAGGGCCAGCTGCGCGTCAATGACATCCAGATTGGTGCCGACTCCCGAGTGATAGCGGACCTGAGCGATTTGGTAGTCTTCTTCCGCCTTCCCGACTGCCACTTTACTTGTTACGATCCGCTTTTCCGCTTCTTTCAAGTTGAGATAGGCTTGGCGGACTTCCAATTCCACGCTGTCCCTGGTATTGCGCTCTTGCGCGGATGCTGCGGCGACTGCGGCATCCGCTTGTTTGACTTTCGATTTGGTCAGACCGGAATCGAAAATGCTATAGTTAGCCGTAATGCCTATTGACCAGTTGTGATTGTGCAATCCCGGAAAGTCTTCGTCATTCCAGCCGGTAGCGGCTGTTGCCGTTACGGACGGCCGGTAGCCGCTCGCCGCGATGTTGACGCTTTGTCCGGCAGCCGTTACGCTTGCTTTGGCTTGCCCTACCTCCGGACGGTGTTTGAGAGCATATTCCACACATTCAGCCAGCACGACGGCAGCCGTTTCATAGCGCAATACTTCCTTTACCACGATTTCGGTGTCGAGAGACAAGCCGAGAACATGATTCAGAGAAGCAAGCGCCAACTGGTGATTGTTCTCTGCCCTGATCAGGTTCTGCTCGGCATCGGCTAGTTCTACTTCTGAGCGCAGGACATCGGTCTTGGCGACCGTACCGGCCTGATGCTGCATTTTTACATTGGCGAGATGCGCCGCCAGCCGGTCAACCGACTCCCGGTTGAGTTCCATCAGATTGCGGGTCTGCAGCAGTTTAAAGTATGCTGTTGTGGCATCCAGCCGGACCTGTTGTTGAGCTTTCTTCACACCTAGGTCCGTAATCTTTAGGTTTACTTTTGCCTGATCGATCAGTCCCTCGGTTTTTCCGCCTGTATAGAGGGGGTAAACCAGGGATATTTTATTGTCAAAATTCGTATTTACTCCAGCATTACTCTTGCTCGGATCAGGCCGGGCGCGGGTCGCCGCATGGCTAAACCCGGCGGAAACCGATTGGCCGGTTTTCGCTTCTTCTACGCCCCAACGGGATTTTTCCCGTTCTTGCTCCGCCACAGTGATGGCTGGGTTATTTTTTAGGGCCAAAGAGACGCTGTCAGTCACAGACAGCTCCAATGGTGCGGCGCTTCCCGCCGCCGCGGCCGCCAGCAGCGCTCCGAAAACACAGCAAGTTACCGAACTCTTCATTCTATGCAGTTCAGTCATACAGGCCGCCTCCTTAGGCAATTTTCTTCTGGAATTTGATGACACTGATTGTTAGCGCCACCAGAATATATACAGTCAGGGCCATCACTTGCGACCACAGGAAGTTGATGCCGATTCCCTTCAACATAATGCCGCGCAGAATCTCTAGATAATACGTGATCGGCAGCAGGTACCCCAGGTGATAAAAGAACGCCGGCATGGCTTCCCGGGGAAACATGAAGCCTGACAGCAGCGTACTGGGCAGAAAAACGAAGAACGCCATCTGCATCGCCTGCATCTGAGTTTTTGCTACAGTAGAAATTAATGCCCCCAACGACAGGGAGGCGACGATAAAGAAGGTGGTAAGCCCATAAAGCAGGCCGATACTGCCGCGCAGCGGGACATCGAAGGCCAGAGCTCCCACTAGCAGCGCCAGAGTCGCTTGTACATAGCCGACGAAGATGTAGGGGATAATCTTGCCCAACATGAGTTCATGCGATTTCATCGGGGTGACGATAAGCTGTTCCAGCGTGCCGCGTTCCCGCTCGCGGACGATAGCCATAGAGGTAATCATCACCATTGTCATGGTTAAGATGATGCCCAAAATGCCTGGCACCATATAGAATGCCGACACGAAGTCCGGATTGTACCAGGGGCGGATGCGGATATCTACAGGCGGAGCGACTTGTTTACCGGTTACCCCCTGCAAACGTTTGACCAGAATCTCCTGGGATTTGATTTGCCCAATCATCTGGGCGGACGCAATCGCGGACGACGCGGCCATGGAATCTGAAGCGTCGACAATCACCTGCACGGTCGCACTGCGGCCATGTTTAAGGTTTTCGGCGTAATCCGGCGGGATGATGATGCCGACCTTGGTCTTGCCTCGCTCAATCGAATCGGTGACTTCCTGAAAATCTTTGGCGGCATATTTGATGTCGAAGTATTCACTTGCCGTCAAAGCGCCCAGAAGGTCCCGGCTGTCCTGCTGCAGCGATTGGTCAAACACAATTGTCGAGAGATGCTTGACATCGGTGTTGATGGCAAAGCCAAACAGCAGGAGCTGAATGATTGGCAGCATCACCATCATCCCGAAGGTCAGACGGTCGCGCCGCATTTGAATAAATTCCTTGGTCAGGAGGGCCCATAAACGCCTCATAAGACCAGCTCCTTGCGTTGTGATTTGACGTAGTAGACAAATACGTCTTCTAAAGACGGCGCTATGACGTTATAGTCATATTCACCGTAAGCGGCCTGTTGCTCGGGCGTAACCAGAACATGGACGGTGGTGCCGTAGGGATACATGTCGAGGTAGCCCATTTGGCGCGCCGCCAGGTCTTCAAATAATTCCATCGGCCTTTCCGCGGGTATTTCGAGCAATAGGCCAGGCAGACCTTGTTTCAAGTTGTCTGGCCTATCATCGGCAATCAGATTGCCTTCATAGATGAAGCCGATTGAGTCGCAGTGCTCCGCTTCGTCCATAAAGTGTGTGGTCACCATAATCGTGGTCCCGACCGCCGCCATCTGGTAAATGATGTCCCAGAACAAGCGGCGCGATTTTGGGTCGACTCCGCCGGTCGGCTCATCCAGGAACAGGATGGGAGGCTTGTGTAAAATGGAGCAGCCCAGCGCCAACCGTTGTTTCCAGCCACCGGACAAATTGGCCGTTATCTCGCGACGATGGTCTTCTAAGCCTGCCATCAGCAGCATTTCTTCAATTCGTTCCGCCTTTTCCGCCGCCGTAAGACTGTACAGCCCAGCGTAAAAAGTGAGGTTCTCCAGCACCGTCAGATCATCATACAGGCTGAATTTTTGCGACATATAGCCGATCTTGGTTTTGATCTCATCCCCCTGGGTGGCGAGGTCAAGGCCCAAAATGCGTCCGCCGCCGGCAGTCGGCGTGAGAATCCCGCACAACATGCGGATGGTGGTGGATTTGCCCGACCCGTTGGGGCCAAGAAACCCGTAGATATTTCCCTGTTTAATTTTTAGGCTGACATTGTTCACAGCAACAAAACTACCGAATACCCGCGTTAAATCAAACGTTTCAACTGCATACACCTTACGCCACCTCACT
It includes:
- the ileS gene encoding isoleucine--tRNA ligase: MYKKVEAKNNFVEMEKSILALWQEKDIIKLSLAMNEGKEYFTFYDGPPTANGAPHIGHVVTRVIKDLIPRYKVMKGYRVLRKAGWDTHGLPVELEVEKALGISGKPAIEQYGVDAFVKKCKDSVFTYANQWKEMSERVAFWIDMEHPYVTYHNDYIESVWWSLKQLWDKDLLYKGHKIVPYCPRCGTALSSHEVAQGYKDVKDNSAYVKFKLKDENACILVWTTTPWTLPSNVALAINKKYDYVEVRNQGEHLILAKELVTRLEGEYEFVKTFKGAELLNKEYEPLFRFVTPEKKAYYIIHGDFVTLSDGTGVVHIAPAYGEDDNKAGQQYDLPLVNLVDAQGKFVEEVTPWKGTFVKNADEKIIETLKKEASLYKTEKYLHSYPFCWRCDTPLLYYPRNSWFIRMSSLREDLLRNNEAIQWYPDNVKKGRFGNFLENVIDWSLSRERYWGTPLPIWECDCGHRECIGSIAELREKGIAVPDDIELHKPYIDQIELACPDCGKAMQRVSEVIDCWYDSGSMPFAQHHYPFENKELFEKNFPAQFISEAVDQTRGWFYTLLAISTALFGKSSFENCVVLGHVLDKNGLKMSKHKGNVLNPFVILENEGADALRWYFYTASAPWLPSRFYEDAVIEAQRKFLNTLWNVYSFYVLYAQIDRFDPVNHQGRPSSHIMDKWILSKLQTLINKVDGYLDSYKITGAAELIEKFTDELSNWYVRRNRTRYWGTAMTDDKIDAYRTLHTVLKNLVIVAAPFVPFITEEIYQNLVVRLDPAAPDSVHLCQWPDYDEKLVDKQLEAEMELTYQICGLGRSARNLANIKNRQPLAKMLLSTKDLPDYYIDIIKEELNIKEVITSANMAEYVDYTVKPNSQVLGKTHGRLIPGIRTAIAAMNQMDVALKTAAGQSIMIEVDGTLIQLDSSNLLITMNGREGFTFAGEGEVGVVLDTHITDDLRREGYAREVISKLQNMRKDSFFEVMDKIKIYMAGNLLLEEVVITYKDYIMSETLAVDLVFNQPREYTDVNINGERLKLAVEKL
- a CDS encoding TolC family protein, with the translated sequence MTELHRMKSSVTCCVFGALLAAAAAGSAAPLELSVTDSVSLALKNNPAITVAEQEREKSRWGVEEAKTGQSVSAGFSHAATRARPDPSKSNAGVNTNFDNKISLVYPLYTGGKTEGLIDQAKVNLKITDLGVKKAQQQVRLDATTAYFKLLQTRNLMELNRESVDRLAAHLANVKMQHQAGTVAKTDVLRSEVELADAEQNLIRAENNHQLALASLNHVLGLSLDTEIVVKEVLRYETAAVVLAECVEYALKHRPEVGQAKASVTAAGQSVNIAASGYRPSVTATAATGWNDEDFPGLHNHNWSIGITANYSIFDSGLTKSKVKQADAAVAAASAQERNTRDSVELEVRQAYLNLKEAEKRIVTSKVAVGKAEEDYQIAQVRYHSGVGTNLDVIDAQLALTQAKTNHVQALYDHKVSRAQLDRAMGVAVN
- a CDS encoding ABC transporter permease; amino-acid sequence: MRRLWALLTKEFIQMRRDRLTFGMMVMLPIIQLLLFGFAINTDVKHLSTIVFDQSLQQDSRDLLGALTASEYFDIKYAAKDFQEVTDSIERGKTKVGIIIPPDYAENLKHGRSATVQVIVDASDSMAASSAIASAQMIGQIKSQEILVKRLQGVTGKQVAPPVDIRIRPWYNPDFVSAFYMVPGILGIILTMTMVMITSMAIVRERERGTLEQLIVTPMKSHELMLGKIIPYIFVGYVQATLALLVGALAFDVPLRGSIGLLYGLTTFFIVASLSLGALISTVAKTQMQAMQMAFFVFLPSTLLSGFMFPREAMPAFFYHLGYLLPITYYLEILRGIMLKGIGINFLWSQVMALTVYILVALTISVIKFQKKIA
- a CDS encoding ABC transporter ATP-binding protein, which codes for MYAVETFDLTRVFGSFVAVNNVSLKIKQGNIYGFLGPNGSGKSTTIRMLCGILTPTAGGGRILGLDLATQGDEIKTKIGYMSQKFSLYDDLTVLENLTFYAGLYSLTAAEKAERIEEMLLMAGLEDHRREITANLSGGWKQRLALGCSILHKPPILFLDEPTGGVDPKSRRLFWDIIYQMAAVGTTIMVTTHFMDEAEHCDSIGFIYEGNLIADDRPDNLKQGLPGLLLEIPAERPMELFEDLAARQMGYLDMYPYGTTVHVLVTPEQQAAYGEYDYNVIAPSLEDVFVYYVKSQRKELVL